The following are from one region of the Capsicum annuum cultivar UCD-10X-F1 chromosome 1, UCD10Xv1.1, whole genome shotgun sequence genome:
- the LOC107867084 gene encoding subtilisin-like protease: MMIRRSTMTCIFIFSVAFLLSFQLTIAQRSTDLHTYLVHVNKPDAQVPANSGDLESYYNSFLPDEFAGTGEPSRIIHSYHHVATGFAARLSTEEVKAMEKKDGFVSARVEKILALHTTDTPNFLGLYRNMGFWRGSNYGKGVIIGVLDTGITPGHPSFCDDNMSSPPAKWKGKCEFTGNVTCNKKLIGARNFVSGSSNPPFDEEGHGTHTSSTAAGNFVDDANLFGNANGTAAGMAPLAHIAMYKVCSDGCSDVDILAAIDAAIEDGVDVLSLSLGGYSDPFYYDSIATGAFAAIQKGIFVSASAGNEGPLNSTLSNEAPWILTVGASTHDRKIVATAMLGNGEQYDGESAFQPANFPHNLLPLVYPGRSDEEAALCSSGSLNNTDVKGKVVVCDRGGDVARLEKSQTVKDAGGAAMILVNLEIDGDGTFSDPHVLPAAHVGYTAGEKIKAYINSTSTPLAGIFFQGTKINFNNAPAVSSFSSRGPNLASPGIVKPDIIGPGVNILAAWPVSVENKTGTDLTFNIISGTSMSCPHLSGIVALLKSAHPDWSPAAIKSAIMTTADQHNLQGQPILDQRDLPADIFATGAGQVNPSKANHPGLIYDIKVENYIQYLCGLGYREKDIELIAQQTVKCSQLTSISEAELNYPSFSIILGPETQNYTRTVTNVGDASSTFTVNITQIQGVDVVVEPATLVFTQVNQQATYSISFTQSGILTDRFVQGAISWISNKYVVRSPISVKLE; this comes from the coding sequence ATGATGATACGAAGATCAACAATGActtgcatttttattttctctgttGCGTTCTTGTTGAGTTTCCAATTGACAATTGCGCAACGTTCAACCGATTTGCATACTTACCTTGTCCATGTAAATAAGCCAGATGCCCAAGTACCTGCTAACTCGGGTGATCTAGAAAGCTACTATAACTCCTTTTTACCGGATGAGTTTGCCGGAACAGGGGAGCCATCGCGCATTATTCATTCCTATCACCATGTGGCCACTGGCTTTGCAGCCAGATTATCAACTGAGGAGGTAAAAGCAAtggaaaagaaagatggttttgtGTCCGCGAGGGTTGAGAAGATTTTAGCTTTGCATACAACGGATACTCCAAACTTTTTGGGGTTGTACCGGAATATGGGGTTTTGGCGAGGATCAAATTATGGTAAGGGAGTGATTATTGGGGTTTTGGACACTGGGATTACTCCGGGACATCCATCTTTTTGTGATGATAACATGTCATCTCCACCGGCAAAATGGAAAGGGAAATGTGAGTTCACAGGAAATGTGACGTGTAACAAGAAGCTCATTGGCGCGAGGAATTTTGTGAGTGGTTCAAGTAATCCACCATTTGATGAGGAAGGTCATGGCACGCATACTTCAAGTACCGCAGCTGGTAACTTTGTCGATGACGCAAATTTGTTTGGCAATGCCAATGGCACAGCAGCCGGTATGGCCCCTCTTGCTCACATTGCCATGTACAAGGTGTGTTCAGATGGTTGTTCAGATGTTGATATATTGGCTGCAATAGATGCTGCAATAGAAGACGGTGTTGACGTGCTATCTCTCTCCCTTGGTGGATATTCCGATCCTTTTTATTATGATAGTATTGCCACTGGGGCTTTTGCTGCAATCCAAAAAGGTATCTTCGTGAGCGCTTCTGCTGGTAATGAGGGTCCATTAAATTCTACATTATCTAATGAGGCCCCTTGGATTCTCACCGTTGGCGCTAGCACCCATGATAGGAAGATAGTGGCAACAGCTATGCTAGGAAATGGAGAACAATATGATGGTGAATCGGCTTTTCAGCCCGCAAATTTTCCTCATAATTTATTGCCCTTGGTATACCCAGGCCGATCCGATGAAGAGGCTGCACTCTGTTCATCAGGATCCCTTAATAACACTGATGTCAAAGGCAAGGTTGTCGTTTGTGACAGAGGTGGCGATGTAGCAAGACTTGAAAAAAGCCAGACAGTAAAGGATGCCGGTGGTGCTGCCATGATTCTTGTCAATCTAGAGATTGACGGAGATGGCACGTTCTCTGATCCTCATGTTCTTCCTGCAGCACACGTGGGTTATACCGCTGGAGAAAAGATCAAAGCCTACATAAACTCAACCTCCACGCCCTTGGCAGGAATCTTTTTTCAAGGCACGAAAATAAACTTTAACAATGCACCAGCTGTATCATCTTTTTCCTCCAGGGGTCCTAACTTGGCAAGTCCAGGCATAGTCAAACCGGACATTATCGGTCCTGGAGTGAACATCCTTGCTGCATGGCCTGTCTCGGTGGAGAACAAAACTGGCACTGATTTGACATTTAACATCATCTCAGGAACCTCAATGTCTTGTCCTCATCTTAGTGGCATTGTTGCATTGCTTAAAAGTGCACACCCTGATTGGTCACCAGCTGCTATTAAATCCGCGATAATGACTACAGCTGATCAACACAATCTTCAAGGACAGCCCATCCTTGATCAAAGGGATCTACCAGCTGATATATTTGCCACTGGTGCCGGTCAAGTAAATCCATCAAAAGCAAATCATCCGGGGCTTATTTATGACATCAAGGTGGAGAACTACATTCAGTATCTATGTGGTCTTGGCTACAGAGAAAAAGATATTGAACTCATTGCGCAACAAACTGTCAAGTGCTCGCAACTAACAAGTATATCTGAGGCAGAACTGAACTATCCTTCTTTCTCCATTATACTTGGCCCCGAGACTCAGAATTATACAAGAACAGTTACAAACGTTGGTGATGCAAGCTCAACTTTCACTGTTAATATCACTCAAATTCAAGGAGTCGATGTAGTTGTTGAGCCCGCCACCCTTGTCTTCACCCAAGTAAACCAGCAGGCAACATATTCAATATCGTTTACCCAATCGGGTATACTCACCGACCGCTTTGTTCAAGGAGCTATATCATGGATCTCTAACAAGTATGTTGTTAGAAGTCCAATATCTGTTAAATTGGAATAA
- the LOC107867073 gene encoding protein OPAQUE10, which yields MGGYNGDLSRSFAESNFRELDDVFLQTQTRIWLGEVLNMRLDEHIDISDLLADGDLLFEVSKILWNMLLAKCGELRHMKYEPLGSRRCSGRYLPYSNVDSFLKICKILGLNGIDLFSPSDVVEKKNIRKVCICLRALSNKARSKQLKVPDFDSVTYTVAMPKNMVGGIRRSLETSQSSLSSSSGYYSYKETRSKLMERNKISESEANYDSSSEESDEAESKFVGEESCCSSMNQLEDDNATDSDVDNSFGEYSAVGKNGREKNRTSRGNGRKYIRANDRIHFDYSDLNVENDASVVGDSVYDNEMEGSCISNYLSFSDSIIGGTDGSTPVLRRGEENILNFFMAMESDGPNSGERTFQNGHQHKYSDNEDAEVSSTTSMSSLLCRVQALDFDYQFDADECLTEETSGSLLENEADRQHKDSSASHKAWNVATNELSSHDTKEPSVGKPKSSYSLSELTYSCSDELLSASTQPLTDKFVSLHRNGSNYFDTDESKNLIRLDTAACRNNLKNVSLVDGSEGSDGDPQYLKFVSEVVSSTYEPSMTLDGVNMDRNSIISTSCCEHIEKGHPCSCSINSSGDASEVCEPTSPRDDDDRKHKVSHVLEQNSSKGSQETDASELKDKRRKRPLLKTVASGTALVGVLYLLLHFSRRRNKEESSEPNSRRTQSKKLRGRDFSYGHVQNGRRVDSIYPSEKLKFKN from the exons ATGGGTGGTTACAACGGCGATTTATCTAGATCCTTCGCTGAATCTAATTTTAGAGAACTCGATGATGTCTTCTTGCAG ACTCAAACAAGAATATGGCTTGGGGAAGTACTGAACATGAGGTTGGATGAGCACATAGACATATCTGATTTGCTTGCAGATGGGGATCTTTT GTTTGAAGTCTCCAAAATACTATGGAATATGCTTTTGGCAAAGTGTGGAGAGCTAAGACATATGAAGTACGAACCACTTGGTTCGCGGAGATGCAGTGGAAGATATTTGCCTTATTCTAACGTTGACTCATTTTTAAAG ATCTGCAAAATACTGGGATTAAATGGTATCGATCTCTTCTCCCCGTCAGATGTTGTTGAGAAAAAGAACATTCGGAAAGTTTGCATTTGCTTAAGGGCACTCTCAAATAAGGCCCGTTCCAAACAATTGAAG GTTCCTGACTTCGACTCGGTGACCTATACGGTAGCCATGCCAAAAAATATGGTGGGTGGCATTCGAAGGAGCTTGGAGACATCACAGAGCAGCCTTTCAAGTTCTTCTGGTTATTACTCCTATAAAGAAACAAGATCAAAACTTATGGAG AGAAATAAAATCTCAGAATCTGAAGCAAACTATGATTCTTCATCTGAAGAGTCTGACGAGGCCGAGAGCAAGTTTGTGGGAGAAGAATCTTGTTGCTCATCTATGAATCAACTTGAAGATGATAATGCCACAGATTCAGATGTAGACAATTCTTTTGGCGAATATTCAGCTGTTGGTAAGAATGGAAGAGAGAAAAACAGAACTTCTCGAGGAAACGGAAGGAAATATATTAGAGCCAATGATAGGATACACTTTGATTATAGTGACCTTAATGTGGAAAATGATGCGTCAGTTGTTGGAGATTCTGTGTATGACAACGAAATGGAAGGTAGTTGTATTTCCAACTACTTATCATTCTCAGATTCAATTATTGGTGGAACTGATGGTAGTACGCCTGTCCTGCGGAGaggtgaagaaaatattttgaacttttttatgGCAATGGAGTCTGATGGACCAAATTCTGGTGAACGGACTTTCCAGAATGGACATCAGCATAAATATTCTGATAATGAAGATGCAGAGGTTTCATCAACCACTAGCATGAGCTCTTTGCTATGTCGGGTGCAGGCTTTGGATTTTGATTATCAATTTGATGCAGATGAATGTTTAACAGAAGAAACATCTGGTTCCTTGCTGGAGAATGAGGCCGATCGGCAGCATAAGGATTCATCTGCAAGTCATAAAGCATGGAATGTTGCAACTAATGAACTCAGTTCTCATGATACTAAAGAACCATCTGTAGGAAAGCCTAAAAGTTCTTACAGTCTCAGTGAGCTCACATATTCCTGTTCAGATGAATTACTATCTGCTTCCACACAGCCTCTTACAGATAAATTTGTTTCATTGCACAGAAATGGCTCAAATTACTTTGATACAGATGAAAGTAAAAATTTGATTCGTCTTGATACTGCAGCATGTAGAAATAATCTTAAGAATGTGTCTTTAGTTGACGGAAGTGAAGGAAGTGATGGTGATCCACAGTATCTGAAATTTGTTTCTGAGGTAGTCAGTAGTACATATGAACCATCCATGACTTTGGATGGTGTTAACATGGATCGGAATTCTATTATTTCTACAAGTTGTTGTGAACATATTGAAAAAGGGCACCCTTGTTCCTGCTCCATCAACAGTTCAGGTGATGCAAGTGAAGTATGTGAACCAACATCTCCAAGAGATGAT GATGACAGAAAGCATAAAGTTTCACATGTGTTGGAACAGAACTCTTCAAAGGGAAGTCAAGAAACAGATGCTAGTGAATTAAAAGACAAACGTCGTAAGAGGCCATTGCTGAAAACAGTTGCTAGTGGCACTGCACTTGTTGGAGTTTTGTATCTGTTGCTGCATTTCAG CCGTAGAAGGAACAAAGAGGAAAGCAGTGAACCCAACAGCAGACGAACTCAAAGTAAGAAGTTACGCGGCAGAGACTTCTCGTATGGGCATGTACAAAATGGGCGTCGAGTAGATAGTATATATCCTTCTGAGAAACTCAAGTTCAAGAATTAG
- the LOC107867066 gene encoding uncharacterized protein LOC107867066 gives MQSNSKDLLRLEAEALSLESKLVFCSRDGGSESLNLKPDLCNKKPEISSVPKSQVLTKVKDFLGVFLENTRKVELEAKKNPEKYDIEALTGEESEYIEMDLMLGVAELHTQEAVSAAESAIATDQPAINLPSSDNETESEDSSSEDDSTSKSAADDVASSLGKESKPKALKRKRHSVNSPNIVELS, from the coding sequence ATGCAGTCAAACAGCAAAGATCTGCTTCGTTTGGAGGCTGAAGCCTTGTCCTTGGAATCAAAACTTGTCTTTTGCAGTAGAGATGGCGGATCTGAATCCCTAAATTTAAAACCTGACCTTTGTAATAAGAAGCCCGAAATTTCTTCTGTACCCAAAAGCCAAGTTCTAACAAAGGTGAAGGATTTTTTGGGTGTGTTTTTGGAAAATACTAGAAAAGTGGAGCTTGAAGCGAAGAAGAATCCTGAGAAATATGATATTGAAGCTCTTACGGGTGAAGAATCTGAATACATAGAGATGGACTTAATGTTGGGCGTCGCTGAGCTTCACACACAGGAGGCTGTTTCAGCTGCTGAATCCGCAATAGCAACTGACCAACCAGCAATCAATCTGCCCAGCAGTGACAACGAGACAGAATCTGAAGACAGTAGCAGTGAGGATGACAGCACCAGCAAAAGTGCTGCTGATGATGTAGCTTCTTCTCTAGGAAAAGAATCTAAGCCGAAAGCACTGAAGAGGAAGCGACATTCGGTAAACTCACCTAACATAGTTGAGCTTTCTTAG